One Panicum virgatum strain AP13 chromosome 3N, P.virgatum_v5, whole genome shotgun sequence DNA segment encodes these proteins:
- the LOC120664595 gene encoding protease Do-like 1, chloroplastic, with amino-acid sequence MAAAPSSSAAACFLSSPCPLPRRPRHFPRHLACAAASKHAPAASSSRSLALPSPAPWPRPRRLAELVPAEAAGRLLSSAAGSLIVALASAALILGDAGAASAFVVATPRKLQADELATVRLFQENTPSVVYITNLAVRQDAFTLDVLEVPQGSGSGFVWDKSGHIVTNFHVIRGASDLRVTLADQSVYEAQVVGFDQDKDVAVLRIKAPMDKLRPIPVGVSADLLVGQKVYAIGNPFGLDHTLTTGVISGLRREISSAATGRPIQDVIQTDAAINPGNSGGPLLDSSGNLIGVNTAIYSPSGASSGVGFSIPVDTVGGIVDQLIKFGKVTRPILGIKFAPDQSVEQLGLSGVLVLDAPPNGPAGKAGLQSTKRDAYGRLVLGDIITSVNGAKVTNGSDLYRILDQCKVGETVTVEVLRGDHKEKIPVVLEPKPDES; translated from the exons cctcgccgcccgcgccattTCCCCAGGCACCTCGCGTGCGCCGCGGCCTCCAAGCACGCGcccgccgcttcctcctcccgctcgctcgccctcccctctcccgcgccgtggccgcggccgcggcggctagCCGAGCTGGTCCCCGCCGAGGCGGCGGGCCGGCTGCTGTCGTCGGCCGCGGGCTCCCTCATCGTCGCGCTCGCCTCCGCGGCGCTGATCCTCGGCGACGCAGGCGCGGCCTCCGCGTTCGTGGTCGCCACGCCGCGGAAGCTGCAGGCGGACGAGCTCGCCACCGTGCGCCTCTTCCAGGAGAACACGCCCTCCGTCGTCTACATCACCAACCTCGCCGTGAG GCAGGACGCGTTCACGCTCGACGTGCTCGAGGTGCCGCAGGGGTCCGGGTCGGGGTTTGTCTGGGATAAGAGTGGCCATATCGTCACCAATTTCCATGTCATCCGTGGCGCGTCGGACCTCAG GGTCACACTTGCTGATCAGTCAGTGTATGAAGCACAAGTTGTTGGATTTGATCAGGACAAGGACGTTGCTGTTTTGCGTATCAAAGCACCAATGGATAAACTAAGACCTATACCAGTTGGTGTGTCAGCAGACCTACTGGTTGGTCAGAAAGTATATGCCATTGGAAATCCA TTTGGCCTTGACCACACTCTTACAACAGGTGTTATCAG TGGACTGCGTAGAGAAATTAGTTCAGCTGCCACAGGACGTCCTATACAAGATGTGATACAGACTGATGCTGCTATCAACCCTGGTAACAGTGGTGGTCCACTCCTTGATAGTTCAGGAAACTTGATAGGTGTAAACACTGCTATATACTCACCCTCAGGAGCATCATCTGGTGTTGGTTTTTCCATTCCAGTTGATACA GTTGGAGGCATTGTGGATCAACTTATAAAATTTGGTAAGGTGACAAGACCTATTTTGGGAATAAAATTTGCCCCTGATCAATCTGTAGAGCAGCTTGGATTAAGTGGAGTGCTTGTCTTGGATGCTCCTCCAAATGGACCAGCTGGCAAAGCA GGTCTTCAATCAACCAAACGAGATGCCTACGGTCGGCTTGTCCTGGGGGATATAATTACCTCTGTGAATGGTGCGAAGGTAACAAATGGAAGCGACTTGTACCGGATATTGGATCAGTGTAAAGTTGGGGAAACG GTGACTGTGGAAGTCTTGCGTGGTGACCATAAAGAAAAGATCCCTGTGGTCCTTGAACCAAAGCCTGATGAATCATAG